A DNA window from Melanotaenia boesemani isolate fMelBoe1 chromosome 6, fMelBoe1.pri, whole genome shotgun sequence contains the following coding sequences:
- the elp6 gene encoding elongator complex protein 6, with protein sequence MFTELNSILNTSPDSFTPGEFILVSDRQSDASFLIHHFLSFYLRARCKVCFLGLVQSFSHYSAVIQRLGVSLTQAKEKGQLMFLEGLKESLSILIPQEGSTECQAMDFLRDPAVGLRSLYEFVRSSVTSSGGGEDVAEEWGPPVLLVDDLSVLLSLGVSTGAVLDFSHYCRAAVCSQLQGNMVMLVRCNGEEEEDGDDEGSERLLKGLTHQCSLTLHVQGLPTGYCRDIHGQVEVCWRRRQGDGQHAQKKLFQYKVHDKGASFFARGTSSVVL encoded by the exons ATGTTTACAGAGCTGAACAGTATCCTGAACACCTCCCCAGACAGCTTTACACCG GGAGAGTTTATCTTGGTGTCTGACAGACAGAGTGATGCCTCTTTCCTCATTCATCACTTCCTCTCGTTCTACCTCAGAG CGCGTTGCAAAGTCTGTTTTCTGGGTCTGGTTCAGTCCTTCAGCCACTACAGTGCAGTCATTCAAAGACTG GGTGTCAGTTTAACCCAAGCGAAGGAGAAAGGCCAGCTGATGTTCCTGGAGGGACTGAAGGAGTCACTTTCTATTTTGATTCCTCAAGAAGGAAGCACAGAATGTCAGGCCATGGACTTCCTCAG GGACCCTGCTGTTGGCCTGCGGAGTCTGTACGAGTTTGTTCGGTCCAGTGTGACTAGTTCTGGTGGTGGGGAGGATGTGGCAGAGGAGTGGGGTCCGCCTGTGCTGCTGGTGGACGACCTCAGTGTACTGTTGAGTCTGGGGGTCAGCACTGGAGCCGTGTTGGACTTCAGCCACTACTGCAGAGCTGCAGTCTGCTCTCAGCTGCAG GGAAATATGGTGATGCTGGTACGATGCAAtggggaagaagaggaggatggagatGATGAAGGCTCAGAGCGGCTGTTGAAGGGCCTGACTCATCAGTGTAGCCTTACTCTTCATGTTCAGGGTCTCCCGACCGGTTACTGCAGGGACATACACGGACAG GTAGAGGTATGTtggaggaggagacagggtGATGGGCAGCATGCACAGAAGAAACTCTTTCAGTACAAGGTCCATGATAAAGGAGCATCCTTCTTCGCCCGTGGGACATCTAGCGTTGTCCTCTAG